In the Mycolicibacterium thermoresistibile genome, one interval contains:
- a CDS encoding SRPBCC family protein, whose translation MADLQMSESIFIAASPEQVYALVSDVTRTGEWSPICKACWWDEGDGPEVGAWFTGRNETPERTWETRSQVVAATPGRSFAWQVNGDLVYWAYTMEPRDGGTLLTESWKVLPAGIAAFRERFGEQAEAELEARRLAAETGIPATLAAIKAIAEAS comes from the coding sequence ATGGCGGATCTCCAGATGTCAGAGTCGATTTTCATCGCAGCGTCGCCCGAGCAGGTGTACGCGCTGGTCTCCGATGTGACCAGAACCGGCGAGTGGAGCCCGATCTGCAAGGCGTGCTGGTGGGACGAGGGCGACGGACCGGAGGTCGGCGCTTGGTTCACCGGCCGCAACGAGACCCCCGAACGCACCTGGGAGACCCGCAGCCAGGTGGTCGCCGCGACCCCGGGCCGGTCCTTCGCCTGGCAGGTCAACGGCGACTTGGTGTATTGGGCCTACACCATGGAACCGCGGGACGGCGGCACCCTGCTGACCGAGTCCTGGAAGGTGCTGCCCGCGGGCATCGCCGCCTTCCGGGAGCGCTTCGGGGAGCAGGCCGAAGCCGAGTTGGAGGCCCGGCGGCTGGCGGCCGAGACGGGTATTCCGGCGACGCTCGCCGCGATCAAGGCGATCGCCGAGGCGTCCTGA
- a CDS encoding FKBP-type peptidyl-prolyl cis-trans isomerase — protein MSSPLAIPGAIVAGAAALALTLSACGSDSDSTSATTTSDTTTSTMTTSPTGTAVAQSCPTAAPGEDVAPDWTFTGDTGSIAVTGPTDEAAPLVTVEGPFSVSETRVEVLQDGDGPVVADTADVLVCYLGVNGRDGTVFDTSFERGTPVNFPLDGVITGFQKAIAGQTVGSTVAVAMTPEDGYPDGQPAAGIQPGDSLIFAISILDATD, from the coding sequence GTGTCTTCTCCCCTCGCGATTCCCGGCGCGATCGTCGCCGGCGCCGCGGCGCTGGCCCTGACGCTCAGCGCGTGCGGTTCCGACAGCGACTCGACGTCGGCCACCACGACATCGGACACCACCACGTCGACCATGACGACGTCACCCACCGGCACCGCCGTCGCACAGAGCTGCCCCACCGCCGCACCGGGCGAGGACGTCGCACCGGACTGGACGTTCACCGGTGACACCGGCAGCATCGCGGTCACCGGACCCACCGATGAGGCTGCTCCGCTGGTCACCGTCGAGGGACCGTTCAGCGTCTCCGAGACCCGGGTCGAGGTGCTGCAGGACGGCGACGGGCCGGTCGTCGCGGACACCGCCGACGTGCTGGTGTGCTACCTGGGCGTCAACGGCCGGGACGGCACGGTGTTCGACACCAGCTTCGAACGGGGCACCCCGGTGAACTTCCCGCTCGACGGGGTGATCACCGGGTTCCAGAAGGCCATCGCCGGCCAGACCGTCGGATCGACCGTCGCGGTGGCGATGACGCCGGAGGACGGCTACCCCGACGGTCAGCCCGCCGCCGGCATCCAGCCGGGCGACTCGCTGATCTTCGCGATCTCGATCCTCGACGCCACAGACTGA
- a CDS encoding biotin transporter BioY, which yields MAQVRRRFALTPGELAQAAVFAALIAALGLPGTITLGASGVPITFQTLGVMLAGSILGPRKGVLAVGLFTVLAIAGLPILAGARTGLVSLASPTAGFFVGWLPAVFVIGALTALMMPRYRVGWGIAINILGGMAVIYCFGAAGLLIRTDLSWWAAVTSSGIYVPGDLAKAVIAGVVAAQVHRTRPGLVAPWRRRRSFDG from the coding sequence ATGGCGCAGGTGCGGCGCCGGTTCGCCCTCACTCCCGGCGAACTGGCCCAGGCTGCGGTGTTCGCGGCGCTGATCGCGGCGCTGGGGCTGCCGGGCACGATCACGCTGGGCGCCAGCGGGGTGCCGATCACTTTCCAGACGCTCGGGGTGATGCTGGCCGGGTCGATCCTGGGGCCGCGCAAGGGTGTGCTGGCGGTCGGGCTGTTCACCGTCCTGGCGATCGCCGGGCTGCCCATTCTCGCCGGTGCGCGCACCGGGCTGGTGTCGTTGGCGTCGCCGACAGCCGGGTTCTTCGTCGGTTGGCTGCCCGCGGTGTTCGTGATCGGGGCGCTGACCGCGCTGATGATGCCGCGCTACCGGGTGGGCTGGGGCATCGCGATCAACATTCTCGGCGGCATGGCGGTGATCTATTGCTTCGGCGCCGCCGGGCTGTTGATCCGGACCGATCTGTCCTGGTGGGCGGCGGTGACCAGCAGCGGCATCTACGTCCCCGGTGACCTGGCCAAAGCGGTCATCGCCGGTGTTGTCGCCGCGCAGGTGCACCGCACCCGGCCGGGACTCGTCGCACCGTGGCGGCGGCGCCGCTCGTTCGATGGTTGA